A genome region from Paradevosia shaoguanensis includes the following:
- a CDS encoding ROK family transcriptional regulator, translating to MASRAAKEEKAARASGFSRGTNQTGVRLYNERLVLSLIRRHKSLPKADIARMTGLSPQTISIITNQLEADGLLLKGNPQRGRIGQPSVPYSLNPDGAFAFGLKIGRRSVDLYLINFTGEILKLLHKIYPYPKPEAILHFAREGIAEMMKDLPPEHARRMAGVGIAAPYEMWTWPEEIGAPREDIDAWRTVDIRSDLASHLDWPVYFHNDITAACAAELIFGRGSDYLDYLYVYIGSFIGGGLVLNGHLFPGRTQNAGALGSMPAPATGAGTQAQRTPQLMNVASIYVLERKLIAQGKNPEVLWLSPDDWGDDLGPALDEWIDEVSQNVAVSIVAAVAVIDVETVIIDGAFPEFVRKAIIERTRAALERINRQGLSPFRVVEGTIGNAARALGGASIPLLANFTQDREVLFKD from the coding sequence ATGGCCTCGCGCGCCGCGAAAGAGGAGAAGGCTGCGCGTGCCAGTGGCTTCAGCCGCGGCACGAACCAGACCGGCGTTCGCCTTTATAACGAGCGATTGGTGCTCTCGCTGATCCGGCGGCACAAGAGCCTGCCCAAGGCCGATATCGCCCGGATGACAGGGCTTTCCCCGCAAACCATCTCGATCATCACCAACCAGCTTGAGGCCGACGGACTGCTGCTCAAGGGCAATCCCCAGCGCGGTCGGATCGGTCAACCATCGGTGCCCTACTCGCTCAATCCGGATGGCGCTTTCGCTTTCGGGCTCAAGATCGGGCGGCGTAGCGTCGATCTCTACCTCATCAATTTCACCGGCGAGATCCTGAAGCTCCTCCACAAGATTTACCCCTACCCCAAACCCGAGGCGATCCTGCATTTCGCGCGCGAGGGGATTGCGGAGATGATGAAGGACCTGCCGCCCGAGCATGCGCGACGCATGGCTGGCGTCGGGATCGCGGCGCCCTATGAAATGTGGACCTGGCCCGAGGAAATCGGCGCACCGCGTGAGGATATCGACGCCTGGCGTACGGTCGACATCCGCTCCGACCTCGCCAGCCATCTCGACTGGCCCGTCTATTTCCACAACGACATCACGGCCGCCTGCGCCGCGGAGCTGATTTTCGGGCGCGGCTCGGATTACCTGGACTATCTCTACGTCTATATTGGCTCGTTCATCGGCGGCGGCTTGGTGCTCAACGGTCACCTTTTCCCTGGCCGAACGCAGAATGCGGGAGCGTTGGGCTCGATGCCTGCGCCTGCGACGGGCGCCGGAACGCAAGCGCAGCGCACGCCGCAGCTGATGAATGTGGCATCGATCTACGTGCTTGAACGCAAGCTGATTGCCCAAGGCAAGAACCCGGAGGTTCTCTGGCTCTCGCCGGACGACTGGGGCGACGACCTGGGGCCGGCGCTCGATGAATGGATCGATGAGGTATCGCAGAACGTCGCGGTCTCGATCGTCGCGGCGGTAGCGGTGATCGATGTCGAGACGGTTATCATCGATGGCGCCTTCCCCGAATTCGTGCGCAAGGCCATCATCGAGCGAACACGCGCTGCACTCGAGCGGATCAACCGGCAGGGGCTCTCCCCGTTCCGCGTGGTGGAGGGTACGATCGGCAATGCCGCGCGGGCGCTGGGGGGCGCCAGTATCCCGCTGCTCGCCAATTTCACGCAGGATCGCGAGGTCCTGTTCAAGGACTGA
- a CDS encoding malate synthase G — translation MAEYVEKSGLKVDSQLVDFIEKEALPGTKVDPLRFWIGLSLYVTAFAPRNRAFLAIRDNLQTQIDDWHHAHGPVANDPAGYEKFLRQIGYIVPEPEDFSIETTGLDPEITSICGPQLVVPVSNARYALNAANARWGSLFDALYGTDVISRDGALAPGKGYNPERGAAVFARAAEFLDGAFPLTVGSHADVSSYALDYANGLCSIVIDDGRTALADPSQFVGYRQVGEDLVLLLRHNGLHVEINIDRANPVGKTHKAGIADVVVESAITTIQDCEDSVAAVDTEDKVAVYRNWLGLMNGTLSETFEKGGKTITRRLNADRVYTALNGSTLTLKGRSLLLVRNVGHLMTTKAILDRDNQEIGEGLMDAVITTLCALHDKTNSATGAIYIVKPKMHGPDEVAFSCEIFGGVERLLGLPENTIKIGIMDEERRTSANLKACIRAARHRVFFINTGFLDRTGDEIHTSMEAGPVLRKDDIKAEAWLGAYEDRNVLIGLRCGFSGKAQIGKGMWAKPDDMAEMLKVKIGHPRSGANTAWVPSPTAATLHALHYHEVDVFEAQKRRHNQETPGLGALFSMPALDPSTLSHEQIVRELENNSQGILGYVVRWVQQGVGCSKVPDINNVGLMEDRATCRISSQAVANWLRHGVVSKDEVVSTFERMAAVVDEQNAGDPIYRPMAGNFQSVAFQAALDLALHGAEQPSGYTEPILHKRRLQVKAREAARA, via the coding sequence TTGGCCGAGTACGTCGAGAAGTCGGGCTTGAAGGTCGATTCCCAGCTCGTAGACTTCATCGAGAAAGAGGCGCTGCCCGGCACCAAGGTCGATCCGCTTCGCTTCTGGATCGGCCTGTCGCTCTACGTCACGGCCTTTGCGCCGCGCAATCGCGCCTTCCTTGCCATCCGCGACAATCTCCAGACCCAGATCGATGACTGGCACCATGCGCACGGGCCTGTCGCCAATGACCCGGCGGGCTACGAGAAGTTCCTGCGCCAGATTGGCTACATCGTTCCGGAGCCCGAGGATTTTTCTATCGAGACGACAGGGCTCGATCCCGAGATTACCAGCATCTGCGGGCCGCAGCTTGTGGTGCCGGTCTCCAACGCACGCTATGCCCTCAATGCCGCCAATGCGCGCTGGGGCAGCCTTTTCGATGCGCTCTACGGCACTGATGTCATTTCACGCGATGGCGCGCTGGCGCCCGGCAAGGGTTACAATCCCGAGCGCGGCGCCGCGGTGTTCGCCCGTGCCGCCGAGTTCCTCGATGGTGCCTTTCCGCTCACCGTGGGCAGCCACGCTGATGTTTCGAGCTACGCGCTCGATTACGCCAACGGCCTTTGCAGCATCGTCATCGACGATGGCCGCACGGCGCTGGCCGATCCGTCGCAATTCGTTGGCTATCGCCAGGTGGGCGAGGACTTGGTCCTGCTCCTTCGCCACAACGGGCTTCATGTCGAGATCAACATCGATCGCGCCAATCCGGTAGGCAAGACGCACAAGGCGGGCATTGCCGATGTCGTGGTCGAGAGCGCCATCACGACCATCCAGGATTGCGAGGATTCCGTCGCCGCTGTCGATACCGAGGACAAGGTCGCGGTCTATCGCAACTGGCTGGGCCTGATGAACGGCACCCTCTCGGAGACCTTCGAGAAGGGTGGCAAGACCATCACCCGACGCCTTAACGCCGATCGTGTCTACACCGCGCTCAATGGCAGCACGCTGACGCTCAAGGGGCGCTCGCTGCTCCTCGTGCGCAATGTCGGGCACCTGATGACCACCAAGGCCATCCTCGACCGCGACAACCAGGAGATCGGCGAGGGGCTGATGGATGCGGTGATCACCACCCTCTGCGCCCTCCACGACAAGACCAATTCGGCTACCGGGGCCATCTACATCGTCAAGCCCAAGATGCACGGGCCGGACGAGGTGGCGTTCTCCTGCGAGATATTCGGTGGCGTCGAGCGCCTTTTGGGGCTGCCCGAGAACACCATCAAGATCGGCATCATGGATGAGGAGCGCCGGACGAGCGCCAACCTCAAGGCTTGCATCAGGGCTGCACGCCACCGCGTGTTCTTCATCAATACCGGCTTCCTCGATCGCACCGGCGACGAAATCCACACCTCGATGGAAGCCGGCCCGGTGCTGCGCAAGGACGATATCAAGGCCGAAGCCTGGCTTGGCGCCTATGAGGATCGCAACGTGCTCATCGGCCTGCGCTGCGGCTTCTCCGGCAAGGCGCAGATCGGCAAGGGCATGTGGGCCAAGCCCGATGACATGGCCGAAATGCTCAAGGTCAAGATCGGCCATCCGCGTTCTGGCGCCAACACGGCCTGGGTGCCGTCGCCCACTGCTGCCACGCTCCATGCGCTGCACTACCACGAGGTCGATGTCTTCGAGGCGCAGAAGCGCCGTCACAACCAGGAGACGCCCGGGCTCGGTGCCCTTTTCTCCATGCCTGCCCTTGATCCCTCGACCCTCAGCCACGAGCAGATCGTGCGTGAGCTTGAGAACAACAGCCAGGGCATCCTCGGCTACGTCGTGCGCTGGGTGCAACAGGGCGTCGGGTGCTCGAAGGTTCCGGACATCAACAATGTCGGCCTCATGGAAGACCGCGCGACCTGCCGCATTTCGAGCCAGGCCGTCGCCAATTGGCTCCGCCATGGGGTGGTAAGCAAGGATGAGGTCGTTTCGACCTTCGAGCGCATGGCGGCTGTCGTCGACGAGCAGAATGCCGGCGACCCGATCTATCGGCCCATGGCCGGCAATTTCCAGTCGGTTGCCTTCCAGGCCGCGCTCGACCTCGCGCTGCATGGGGCCGAGCAGCCTTCCGGCTATACCGAGCCGATCCTCCACAAGCGCCGGCTGCAGGTGAAGGCGCGCGAAGCTGCCAGGGCCTGA
- a CDS encoding diguanylate cyclase domain-containing protein, producing the protein MGIALSPAGGRHAAAVIVIPVIVALLAMAATVGGFLYWSTSNSDARAVQRQTALIDHTLRSYFALQAENQESWALWSDAVDHTRPFDAEWVDENLGAEFYESFGYEQTVVLDGGDRPIYLMRNGRSVDPTLLAPDLQALAPLLSRLRADIATGALRAYLAGGRSNAPYAADYVQIAGTPAMVTVMPIADPSREPDEARQYLHVAIDFLDEDYASYLGEASLVEDAAFRLTTTENPEKATLPLINTGGRIIAFLEWRQDWPGRRLLAETVPALAIAMALATVLFALLVERLYRYSMALEAGRARAEHEANHDALTGLPNRACFERRLGEATAADAPVALFALDLDRFKQVNDTLGHPAGDELIRMVGARLAGLISSSGLLARMGGDEFSILEPAIAQSEEAFALAARIVEAVGKPFDLFGNEARIGVSVGIALSARRQAGPAEMARRADIALYEAKGNGRNCAMIYEPGMEAAVNRRRSAEPELRENQPGPRDVLKELPRPGSTFGNQSASLAKAQ; encoded by the coding sequence ATGGGCATCGCTTTATCGCCGGCAGGAGGCCGGCACGCAGCGGCTGTCATCGTTATTCCGGTTATCGTTGCACTGCTGGCCATGGCGGCCACGGTGGGCGGCTTCCTCTATTGGTCGACCAGCAATAGCGACGCCCGCGCCGTGCAGCGCCAGACCGCTCTTATCGACCACACCCTGCGCAGCTATTTCGCCTTGCAGGCTGAAAACCAGGAATCCTGGGCACTCTGGAGCGATGCGGTCGACCATACTCGTCCGTTCGACGCGGAATGGGTCGACGAAAACCTGGGCGCCGAGTTTTACGAAAGCTTCGGCTACGAGCAGACCGTGGTGCTCGATGGCGGAGACCGCCCCATCTACCTGATGCGCAATGGCCGTTCGGTCGACCCGACACTGCTGGCCCCTGATCTCCAGGCGCTCGCCCCCCTGCTCTCGCGCCTGCGGGCCGACATAGCAACCGGCGCGTTGCGGGCATATCTGGCGGGCGGCCGCAGCAATGCGCCTTACGCGGCCGACTACGTCCAAATCGCCGGCACGCCAGCCATGGTGACGGTAATGCCGATCGCCGATCCCTCGCGAGAGCCTGACGAGGCGCGGCAATACCTTCACGTCGCGATCGACTTCCTCGATGAGGACTATGCAAGCTATCTGGGCGAAGCGAGCCTTGTCGAAGACGCCGCCTTCCGGCTGACGACGACCGAAAACCCGGAAAAGGCGACGCTGCCGCTGATCAATACCGGCGGCCGCATCATCGCGTTCCTCGAATGGCGGCAGGATTGGCCGGGTCGCCGGCTATTGGCAGAGACCGTACCGGCGCTGGCTATTGCCATGGCGCTAGCCACCGTTCTCTTCGCCCTGCTGGTTGAACGGCTCTATCGCTATTCCATGGCGCTCGAAGCCGGACGTGCACGGGCCGAGCACGAGGCCAACCACGACGCGCTGACCGGCCTCCCCAACCGCGCGTGCTTCGAACGGCGTCTCGGCGAGGCAACGGCTGCCGACGCGCCGGTGGCGCTCTTTGCGCTCGATCTTGATCGCTTCAAGCAGGTCAACGATACACTCGGTCATCCAGCGGGCGACGAGCTTATCCGCATGGTGGGCGCGCGCCTTGCGGGCTTGATTTCCTCGTCCGGCCTGCTGGCGCGAATGGGCGGCGACGAATTCTCGATCCTCGAACCGGCCATTGCGCAAAGCGAAGAGGCCTTCGCACTGGCGGCACGGATCGTTGAAGCGGTTGGCAAGCCGTTCGACCTTTTCGGCAACGAAGCGCGGATCGGCGTCTCGGTAGGCATCGCGCTCTCCGCGCGGCGACAGGCGGGACCGGCCGAAATGGCGCGGCGCGCCGATATCGCGCTCTACGAGGCGAAAGGCAATGGCCGGAACTGCGCCATGATCTATGAACCCGGCATGGAGGCGGCGGTGAACCGTCGCCGCTCGGCCGAACCGGAATTACGAGAGAACCAACCTGGACCGCGTGACGTACTGAAGGAGCTGCCAAGGCCCGGCAGCACCTTCGGTAACCAGTCTGCAAGTCTGGCAAAGGCACAATAA
- a CDS encoding putative bifunctional diguanylate cyclase/phosphodiesterase, whose protein sequence is MKLRNWKSWQFAASVLAPAAVSLLLVMAGVLGFVLWSTANSDRLALERETALVNKVLSEQLERVPHDQESIAGRDAAVINTRLKFNQSWVEANLGQWMHDYFRHDRTFLLNAEDQPIYAMSAGATTIAEIYEQDREAYEPLVARMRELIGNNGLKAFETGVTARIPHVSDFATISGYPAIVSVMPLLSDSGAIQQDAGTHLLHVSVRFLNDSFANGLSDRYGFSEAGFSGSSVPAEGLAVYPILNEAGRLIAFFQWQPDKPGLRTLKETLPVLGFALLVGGIVILMLVSKLWKSAQAVETGRRTAQHLAHHDTLTGLPNRTLFEETLSSVLAGRSRLHPVTLFMLDLDRFKQVNDTRGHHAGDRLIQLVAERLVTATGGNEFIARIGGDEFAVICQSSVNEEDALRRAERVIEAIGRPFDIEGGDVFVGVSVGIICNTDIGAVRHDLLRKADIALYEAKANGRNRAVVFHEHMNELLQLRHTVEGELREALRRDDQLSVSFQPLFTPDRKVMGAEALARWTHPKYGPISPAQFIPVAESAGLIEALGDAVLRRALEMGGRWPERTIAVNISPAQLRNPKFQSRVFELLALTGMRPGDLELEITEGILLEDEMVTTETLRAFRAAGIKIALDDFGTGYSSLNYLKRYAVDRIKIDRSFISQLGEDQTSSAIVQAMVTLAHAMGIEVTAEGVETEKQLAVLRDMGCNTIQGYLLSPPVDPDRTAALFAEGAVRAPQRRRRA, encoded by the coding sequence ATGAAGTTGAGGAACTGGAAGAGCTGGCAATTCGCTGCCAGTGTGCTGGCACCGGCGGCGGTTTCGCTGCTGCTGGTCATGGCCGGCGTGCTCGGCTTCGTGCTCTGGTCGACAGCCAACAGCGACCGGCTGGCTCTCGAGCGCGAAACCGCGCTCGTCAACAAGGTGCTGTCCGAGCAGCTCGAGCGCGTGCCGCACGACCAGGAGAGCATTGCCGGGCGCGATGCAGCGGTCATCAATACGCGGCTCAAGTTCAACCAGTCCTGGGTCGAGGCCAATCTCGGCCAGTGGATGCATGACTATTTCCGTCACGACCGCACATTCCTCCTCAACGCGGAAGACCAGCCGATCTACGCCATGAGCGCTGGCGCGACGACGATCGCCGAAATCTACGAGCAAGATCGGGAGGCCTATGAGCCACTCGTGGCGCGGATGCGCGAGCTCATCGGCAACAACGGTCTCAAGGCGTTCGAGACCGGCGTGACTGCCCGTATTCCGCACGTTTCGGACTTCGCCACCATTTCGGGCTATCCCGCGATCGTGAGTGTGATGCCGCTGCTTTCCGATAGCGGCGCTATCCAGCAGGATGCAGGCACTCATCTTCTGCATGTGAGCGTCCGCTTCCTCAACGACAGCTTCGCCAACGGACTTTCGGATCGATACGGCTTCAGCGAGGCGGGTTTTTCCGGGTCGTCGGTTCCTGCCGAGGGCCTGGCTGTCTACCCCATCCTCAACGAGGCCGGTCGGCTCATAGCCTTCTTCCAGTGGCAGCCGGACAAACCTGGCCTGCGCACGCTCAAGGAAACGCTGCCGGTGCTCGGCTTCGCGCTCCTGGTCGGCGGCATCGTCATCCTGATGCTGGTGAGCAAGCTCTGGAAATCGGCGCAAGCCGTCGAGACTGGGCGGCGCACCGCTCAGCATCTGGCGCATCACGACACACTGACGGGCTTGCCCAACCGCACGCTTTTCGAGGAAACGCTCTCCTCCGTCCTGGCCGGGCGAAGCCGCTTGCACCCCGTGACGCTCTTCATGCTTGATCTCGACCGCTTCAAGCAGGTCAACGATACGCGCGGGCACCATGCGGGCGACCGGCTGATCCAGCTTGTCGCCGAACGCCTGGTCACGGCAACGGGCGGCAACGAGTTCATCGCGCGCATTGGCGGCGACGAATTCGCCGTGATCTGCCAGAGCAGCGTCAACGAAGAGGACGCATTGCGGCGAGCAGAAAGGGTAATCGAGGCCATCGGACGTCCCTTCGATATCGAAGGGGGCGACGTTTTCGTGGGCGTGTCGGTGGGCATCATCTGCAACACCGATATCGGCGCCGTGCGCCACGATTTGCTGCGCAAGGCCGATATTGCGCTCTACGAGGCCAAGGCCAATGGCCGCAACCGAGCCGTGGTGTTCCACGAGCACATGAACGAACTGCTCCAGCTCCGTCATACGGTCGAGGGGGAGCTACGCGAGGCATTGCGGCGCGACGACCAGCTGTCGGTGTCCTTCCAGCCACTCTTCACCCCCGACCGCAAGGTCATGGGCGCCGAGGCACTGGCGCGCTGGACGCATCCTAAATACGGGCCGATCTCGCCGGCCCAGTTCATCCCGGTGGCCGAGAGTGCCGGCCTCATCGAGGCGCTGGGCGACGCCGTGCTGCGTCGCGCGCTCGAAATGGGCGGCCGTTGGCCGGAGCGAACCATCGCGGTCAACATCTCGCCGGCGCAGCTGCGGAACCCGAAATTCCAGTCGCGCGTCTTCGAGCTGCTGGCGCTGACGGGCATGCGGCCAGGCGATCTTGAGCTCGAAATCACCGAAGGCATCCTGCTCGAAGACGAGATGGTGACCACCGAAACGCTGCGCGCCTTCCGCGCGGCCGGTATCAAGATCGCACTCGACGATTTCGGCACGGGCTATTCCTCGCTCAACTACCTCAAGCGCTATGCGGTGGACCGGATCAAGATCGACCGCTCGTTCATCAGCCAGCTCGGCGAAGACCAGACGTCATCGGCCATAGTGCAGGCCATGGTGACGCTGGCCCATGCCATGGGCATCGAAGTGACAGCCGAAGGCGTGGAGACCGAAAAGCAGCTTGCTGTGCTCCGGGACATGGGCTGCAACACCATCCAGGGTTACCTGCTGTCGCCACCCGTTGACCCGGACCGGACCGCCGCCCTTTTCGCCGAGGGCGCCGTCCGCGCGCCGCAGCGGCGGCGGCGGGCCTGA
- the guaD gene encoding guanine deaminase produces the protein MTRTILRGRVFTFIEEPQDIDDTASYRYLEDGAVTIENGKIIAVGDYSPAGAAGAEVIDHRPSLITPGLIDLHLHYVQMQVIGSYAPALLDWLRAYTFVEEQKFGQQGHAAAIATSFFDELIRNGTTTAVAYCSVHPESVDAFFTEAARRNMLMVGGKVMMDRNAPEALLDTAQTGYDDTKALIARWQGKGRAHYAISPRFAITSTPAQLEASRALVAEFPECYVQTHLSENDAEIAYSMELYPEAKDYLGIYEDYGLLGRKTLLGHSIHLSHREAHVMAETGSVAVFCPTSNLFLGSGLFDYERLHKTGVRIGIATDIGGGTSVSMLRTLDEGFKVAQLRKQQLSPLNSFYLATLGNARALGLEDRIGSIAPGRDADLVVLDSSAISHMALRMQTISGVAQELFLLQTMGDDRSVREVYIAGEAAKTRLA, from the coding sequence ATGACACGCACCATTCTGCGCGGGCGCGTCTTCACCTTCATCGAGGAGCCGCAGGACATCGATGATACCGCCTCCTACCGCTACCTGGAGGACGGCGCCGTCACCATCGAGAATGGCAAGATCATTGCCGTTGGCGACTATTCGCCCGCTGGTGCGGCCGGGGCGGAGGTCATCGATCACCGGCCCAGCCTGATCACACCGGGGCTGATCGACCTGCATCTCCACTACGTGCAAATGCAGGTCATCGGCTCCTATGCCCCGGCGCTGCTCGATTGGCTGCGCGCCTATACGTTCGTGGAGGAGCAGAAGTTCGGACAGCAGGGCCATGCCGCGGCCATTGCGACGTCCTTCTTCGATGAGCTCATCCGCAACGGCACGACGACTGCGGTAGCCTATTGCTCCGTCCATCCGGAATCGGTGGATGCCTTCTTCACCGAGGCGGCGCGCCGCAACATGCTCATGGTCGGCGGCAAGGTGATGATGGATCGCAATGCCCCCGAGGCGCTGCTTGATACCGCCCAGACCGGCTACGATGATACCAAGGCGCTTATTGCGCGCTGGCAGGGCAAGGGCAGGGCGCATTACGCCATCTCCCCACGCTTCGCCATTACCTCGACGCCCGCCCAGCTCGAAGCCTCGCGCGCGCTGGTTGCAGAATTCCCCGAGTGCTACGTCCAGACGCATCTGTCGGAAAACGACGCCGAGATCGCCTATTCCATGGAGCTCTATCCGGAGGCCAAGGATTATCTCGGCATCTATGAGGATTACGGCCTCCTCGGCCGCAAGACGCTTCTCGGCCATTCGATCCATCTCAGCCATCGCGAAGCTCATGTGATGGCCGAGACAGGCAGCGTCGCCGTCTTCTGCCCGACCTCGAACCTGTTTCTCGGCAGCGGCCTCTTCGACTATGAGCGGCTGCACAAGACCGGCGTGCGCATCGGCATCGCTACCGATATCGGCGGCGGCACTTCGGTATCGATGCTGCGCACGCTCGATGAGGGCTTCAAGGTCGCCCAATTGCGCAAGCAACAGCTCTCCCCGCTCAATTCCTTTTACCTCGCCACGCTCGGCAATGCCCGGGCGCTCGGGCTCGAGGACCGTATCGGCTCGATCGCGCCGGGGCGGGACGCCGATCTCGTAGTGCTCGATAGCAGCGCCATTTCCCATATGGCACTGCGCATGCAGACCATTTCGGGGGTTGCCCAGGAACTGTTCCTGTTGCAGACGATGGGGGATGACCGTTCGGTCCGTGAGGTTTACATCGCGGGCGAGGCGGCGAAGACCCGGTTGGCTTGA
- a CDS encoding GNAT family N-acetyltransferase, with protein sequence MAGGEIEIAWCRDPGMADAIALFFVENADPTYISHGEIMFGRAVALGQWADDLFEQVAREAREAIDDPAEAFAVARLDGELVGLVEIHFDDRYHFAVINDLMISRTARGAGLGKRFIDWVEEQCRERGIRRLFLESGIGNARAHEFFEREGFVKTAVTMMREL encoded by the coding sequence ATGGCAGGCGGGGAGATCGAGATCGCCTGGTGCCGCGATCCCGGCATGGCCGATGCCATTGCCCTTTTCTTCGTGGAGAACGCCGATCCCACCTATATCTCCCACGGCGAGATCATGTTCGGTCGTGCCGTCGCGCTTGGGCAATGGGCTGACGATCTCTTCGAGCAGGTTGCACGTGAGGCCCGAGAGGCGATCGATGATCCGGCCGAGGCCTTCGCCGTGGCGCGCCTCGATGGCGAACTCGTCGGCCTCGTCGAAATCCATTTCGATGACCGCTACCACTTCGCGGTCATCAACGACCTCATGATTTCCCGCACCGCTCGTGGGGCGGGCCTGGGCAAGCGGTTCATCGACTGGGTAGAGGAGCAATGCCGCGAGCGCGGCATCCGACGCCTCTTTCTCGAAAGCGGCATCGGCAATGCGCGTGCCCACGAATTCTTCGAGCGCGAAGGCTTCGTCAAGACGGCTGTCACCATGATGCGGGAACTCTAG
- a CDS encoding DNA topoisomerase IB, which produces MRLRKVTRDDLTIARQKRGRGFCFHDADGRLVCDAAFKARIGELAIPPAWRNVRVAPWANAHIQCVGTDEAGRVQYIYHPDWELRRSERKLRRLASLSAVVPRVRRRVRRDLAAEAGSIELAQAIAVALIDATAMRIGSQAYLRQNGTRGAATLFARDVKVSGKHIEIDFPAKGGKPAHYELASEPLAKALQRIMTLPGRRLLVHREGKKLVALHTRVINDYLRQISGVDISAKDFRTLRASALAAEALARIEPGSSDSARKRQIAGVAREVSEMLLNTSAISRKSYIAPSLFKLFDSGRLQQLWSNTPGRPEERLHAILVAS; this is translated from the coding sequence ATGCGCCTGCGGAAGGTGACGCGGGACGATCTCACCATCGCCCGCCAGAAGCGCGGCAGAGGGTTCTGTTTCCACGATGCCGATGGCCGATTGGTCTGCGATGCGGCGTTCAAGGCTCGCATCGGCGAGTTGGCCATTCCGCCGGCCTGGCGCAATGTTCGCGTCGCGCCCTGGGCCAATGCGCATATCCAGTGCGTGGGCACGGACGAGGCGGGCAGGGTGCAATACATCTATCATCCCGATTGGGAACTGCGCCGGTCAGAGCGCAAGCTGCGCCGCCTGGCTTCGCTTTCGGCTGTAGTGCCGCGCGTGCGCCGTCGTGTCCGCAGAGATCTGGCTGCCGAGGCGGGTTCGATCGAGCTGGCGCAGGCCATTGCCGTTGCGCTGATCGATGCGACGGCCATGCGCATCGGCAGTCAGGCTTATCTCAGGCAGAACGGCACGCGCGGCGCGGCGACCCTCTTCGCGCGCGATGTGAAGGTGAGCGGCAAACACATCGAGATCGATTTTCCTGCCAAGGGTGGCAAACCAGCACATTATGAGCTCGCCAGTGAGCCATTGGCCAAGGCGTTGCAACGGATCATGACGCTTCCTGGCAGGCGTCTTCTCGTTCACCGCGAGGGCAAGAAGCTCGTTGCCCTCCACACGCGGGTCATCAACGACTACCTGCGCCAGATTTCGGGCGTAGACATTTCCGCCAAGGATTTCCGCACGCTTCGTGCCAGCGCGTTGGCGGCCGAGGCGCTGGCGCGGATCGAACCCGGCTCCTCAGATTCCGCCCGCAAACGACAGATCGCCGGCGTCGCTCGCGAAGTCTCAGAGATGTTGCTCAATACGTCCGCGATCAGCCGCAAGAGCTACATCGCGCCAAGTCTCTTCAAGCTCTTCGACAGCGGCAGGCTGCAGCAGCTCTGGAGCAACACGCCGGGGCGTCCCGAAGAACGTCTCCACGCAATTCTTGTGGCTTCGTGA